AGAGGTTTCAGGATACTAAACGTTCCCAGAACCCGCGAGCTTAAAAGGTTCATCAACTTCATAACCCTATCCAAAAAGCTGGAACCCCTGAAAGATGGGTGGGTTATGGCCCTTGGGATATACGGGAGCTTTGCGACCGGAGAAAACACTCCCGAAAGTGACCTTGATGTCTGGGTCTTCGTTGAAAGGCCGAGCATAGCCAGATCGGCTTCCCTAAAGAGGGGGATAGAAAAAGCAACCGGCAGGGAGGTCAACCTCCTTGTCCTCACACCGGAGAGAGTCAAAAAACTTAGAGCCAGCGATCCGGTCTTCTATTACTCGCTCGCATACGGCTCGATGGTGAT
This window of the Thermococcus thermotolerans genome carries:
- a CDS encoding nucleotidyltransferase domain-containing protein, which encodes MHELISTPERIRILRYALERHRVGVEETARATGLSKGLVSKTLRLLVNYGIAEKSGRGFRILNVPRTRELKRFINFITLSKKLEPLKDGWVMALGIYGSFATGENTPESDLDVWVFVERPSIARSASLKRGIEKATGREVNLLVLTPERVKKLRASDPVFYYSLAYGSMVIWGEGLERIRGMYRPKPAKKGSPIRGKRMAEH